A single region of the Triticum dicoccoides isolate Atlit2015 ecotype Zavitan chromosome 2B, WEW_v2.0, whole genome shotgun sequence genome encodes:
- the LOC119368643 gene encoding transcription factor ILI1-like, whose amino-acid sequence MSSSSRRSRTRHAGSSTSISEEQISELLSKLQALLPESQARNGAHRGSAARVLQETCNYIRSLHREVDNLSETLAALLASDAVTAEQAAVIRSLLM is encoded by the exons atgTCGTCGAGCAGCCGGAGGTCACGCACGCGGCACGCCGGAAGCTCGACGTCCATCTCGGAGGAGCAGATCTCCGAGCTGCTGTCCAAGCTGCAGGCGCTGCTCCCGGAGTCCCAAGCTCGCAATGGCGCTCACAGG GGTTCGGCGGCGAGGGTGCTGCAGGAGACGTGCAACTACATCCGGAGCCTGCACCGGGAGGTGGACAACCTCAGCGAGACGCTCGCCGCGCTACTCGCCTCCGACGCCGTCACCGCCGAGCAAGCCGCCGTCATCAGGAGCCTCCTCATGTGA